The following are from one region of the Francisella opportunistica genome:
- the lolA gene encoding outer membrane lipoprotein chaperone LolA: MKKIIVCLTLFFSINISFADAAKDLIEKIKNIHSMTANFSQKLIDGQSSNNLNSKGKMSLKKPQYFKWITTFPNNQEIVSNGTKLWIYDGDLDQLIIKKVSNDIAQFPYLILLSESTNNINKLFTVKEENNNSYILKPKNDQMIDSIKIKFSPNNQLKYLEISTSLNQFTKIEFTNVKTDVDISDTSFDFKAPKGTDIIDETKSA; the protein is encoded by the coding sequence ATGAAAAAAATAATTGTATGTTTAACACTTTTTTTTAGCATCAATATTAGCTTTGCTGATGCAGCTAAAGACCTTATAGAAAAGATAAAAAATATCCACTCTATGACTGCTAACTTCAGTCAAAAACTCATAGATGGACAAAGTAGCAACAATCTTAATTCAAAAGGCAAAATGAGTCTCAAAAAGCCGCAATATTTTAAATGGATAACAACTTTTCCAAATAACCAAGAAATTGTCTCTAATGGTACAAAGCTTTGGATTTATGATGGTGATTTAGATCAACTTATCATAAAGAAAGTTTCTAATGATATAGCCCAATTTCCTTACCTTATCCTTTTATCAGAAAGTACTAACAACATTAACAAACTCTTCACTGTCAAAGAGGAAAATAACAATAGCTATATTCTAAAACCTAAAAATGACCAAATGATCGATAGCATAAAAATTAAGTTTTCCCCAAATAACCAACTTAAATATTTAGAAATTTCAACCTCACTAAATCAATTTACCAAAATTGAGTTTACAAATGTAAAAACTGATGTAGATATAAGTGATACAAGTTTTGATTTTAAAGCACCTAAAGGTACTGATATAATCGATGAAACCAAATCTGCATAA
- a CDS encoding ProQ/FINO family protein, with translation MSEGRNKLNDFSLLQSLLGSSSKIEEKTSRMKQARDKNISKNKNISKAPVKKDEERDTSFIRIPQYGHRINNKIVDELQNPQLEDAQEILVTVDIEKERQKEEAKLFKWLCHRFPKCFDPINKKPLKIGISEEIEIIYQNEHFAPVDKMVLRNVLRRYVGDTRYHKAVFELKQRFNLQGQPVEDYAPEHVEYSKKRLDEIAEKAEFRAKGLTMKDYYEYKKQQQQEKVDTEE, from the coding sequence ATGTCTGAAGGTAGAAATAAATTAAACGATTTTTCACTATTACAATCTTTGTTGGGTAGCTCTTCTAAGATAGAAGAAAAAACTTCTAGAATGAAGCAAGCTAGGGATAAGAATATTTCAAAGAATAAGAATATTTCTAAGGCTCCAGTTAAGAAGGACGAGGAGAGAGATACTTCTTTTATTCGTATTCCGCAGTATGGTCATAGAATAAATAATAAAATAGTTGATGAGCTTCAAAATCCTCAGCTTGAAGATGCTCAAGAAATCTTAGTAACGGTTGATATTGAGAAAGAAAGACAGAAAGAAGAAGCTAAACTATTTAAATGGTTATGCCATCGTTTTCCTAAATGTTTTGATCCAATCAATAAAAAACCACTTAAAATCGGCATAAGCGAAGAAATTGAAATAATTTACCAAAATGAGCACTTTGCGCCAGTTGATAAGATGGTGCTTAGAAATGTATTGCGTCGTTATGTTGGTGATACGCGTTATCATAAGGCAGTTTTTGAGCTTAAGCAGAGATTTAATCTACAAGGTCAACCAGTTGAGGACTATGCTCCTGAGCATGTTGAGTACTCTAAGAAGCGTCTAGATGAGATAGCTGAGAAAGCTGAGTTTAGAGCTAAAGGCTTAACAATGAAAGACTACTATGAGTATAAAAAACAGCAACAACAGGAGAAAGTTGATACTGAGGAATAA
- a CDS encoding CBU_0585 family protein, which yields MMKFILRLAHLFDNKKDRAYVSEADKFLQEFDKANPQKSESQKKEILKHRNIFKRETKPKTGFLDGE from the coding sequence ATGATGAAATTTATATTGCGCTTAGCTCATTTATTTGATAATAAGAAAGATAGAGCCTATGTGAGTGAAGCAGATAAATTTTTACAAGAGTTTGATAAAGCAAATCCACAGAAATCTGAATCACAAAAAAAAGAAATATTAAAGCATAGAAATATCTTCAAGAGAGAAACAAAGCCTAAAACTGGTTTTCTTGATGGCGAGTAA
- a CDS encoding FTL_1709 family lipoprotein, translated as MRSKIAKIVFLKKIIIIMFMVLLVTSCSTDSYQAEELPLLKHGYSKKKLTAYNIFGFRFDNTPQGIFNIIDKKPTEFLVNVYVGDNQDCKFIYTADIKGKQGEITQTGSFVAYLSGRNELLKLECKGKGSNIDYKIITYANAIEYDSLGSLSYLVESGGL; from the coding sequence ATGCGTTCAAAAATAGCAAAAATAGTTTTCTTAAAGAAAATAATTATAATTATGTTTATGGTTTTGCTAGTAACTAGTTGCTCAACTGACAGTTATCAAGCTGAAGAACTTCCTTTGCTAAAGCATGGCTACTCAAAAAAGAAGTTAACGGCATATAATATTTTTGGGTTTCGTTTTGATAATACACCACAAGGAATTTTTAATATTATTGATAAAAAGCCAACCGAATTCTTAGTAAATGTATATGTTGGTGATAACCAAGACTGTAAGTTTATTTATACTGCAGATATAAAGGGTAAACAAGGAGAAATTACCCAAACTGGCTCATTTGTAGCATACTTATCTGGTAGAAATGAGTTATTAAAGCTAGAATGTAAAGGTAAAGGTTCTAATATAGATTATAAAATTATCACATATGCAAATGCCATTGAGTATGATAGTTTAGGTAGTCTATCTTACCTAGTTGAGTCTGGAGGACTTTAA
- a CDS encoding potassium transporter TrkG, translating into MMLSQKPKIIGIFLMFLSLTMLSPLLVDYIYDEDNAYPFLLSFTVTFLCGFLLWFISRKTNKKLSNRDGFLIVTLVWMFVTVFGAIPYMSFPGLNLSFTNAVFESVSGFTTTGGTVIEGLDKLPHSILFYRQQTEFFGGMGIIVLSVAILPLLGVGGMQLYKAEVSGQWKDDKIAPKISSTAKALWMVYLLLTFLCFISYLLVGVEPFDAVCYTFSTVSTGGFAPSDASMTDKPLGMLVVCAIFLFLGATSFKAHYIALSKFKLSHYLKNIEFKAYFYFLFFTSFIVCITMIAYTNDLSNILSIITNSIFQVISISSSAGFVSDNNYYLWPSFLPIMLMFIAIIGGCGGSTAGGLKMIRAILFKEKAILEAKRVIHPQGVFTVKLGDIHISEQALNRVSGFISVYIIIFACGWLALLGCGLDTTTAFSTIATTLSNVGPGLGDIGSNFKNLPKEALWICDFAMIAGRLEIFTILVLFMPDFWRK; encoded by the coding sequence ATGATGTTGAGCCAAAAACCAAAAATAATTGGTATATTTCTAATGTTCCTAAGTCTTACCATGCTTAGTCCTTTATTGGTTGACTACATATATGATGAAGATAATGCTTATCCATTTCTTTTAAGCTTTACAGTAACCTTTTTATGCGGTTTTTTGCTTTGGTTTATTTCACGTAAAACGAATAAGAAACTTTCAAATAGAGATGGCTTTCTTATAGTTACACTTGTCTGGATGTTCGTAACAGTTTTTGGCGCAATACCTTATATGTCATTTCCTGGTCTAAATCTATCTTTTACTAACGCGGTATTTGAGTCTGTTTCTGGTTTTACCACAACTGGTGGTACTGTAATTGAAGGACTTGATAAACTACCTCATAGCATTTTATTTTATCGCCAACAAACTGAATTTTTTGGTGGTATGGGTATCATTGTTCTATCAGTGGCAATTCTACCTTTACTAGGTGTTGGTGGCATGCAGCTATATAAAGCAGAGGTATCAGGCCAATGGAAAGATGATAAAATTGCACCTAAAATTTCAAGCACCGCCAAAGCGCTTTGGATGGTATATCTGTTACTCACTTTTTTATGCTTTATCTCTTATTTACTTGTTGGAGTAGAACCATTTGATGCTGTGTGCTATACATTCTCGACAGTATCGACTGGCGGCTTTGCACCTTCAGATGCAAGCATGACCGACAAACCACTTGGCATGCTTGTCGTATGTGCGATTTTTCTTTTTTTAGGTGCTACTAGTTTTAAAGCTCATTATATAGCTCTCTCAAAATTTAAATTAAGTCACTATCTTAAAAATATTGAGTTTAAAGCATATTTTTATTTCTTATTTTTTACCTCATTTATTGTATGTATCACAATGATTGCTTATACAAATGACCTTTCAAATATCTTATCTATAATTACTAACAGTATCTTTCAGGTAATATCAATCAGTTCAAGTGCAGGTTTTGTTTCTGATAATAACTATTACTTATGGCCTAGCTTTTTGCCTATTATGCTAATGTTTATCGCCATAATTGGCGGTTGCGGTGGCTCTACTGCTGGTGGTCTAAAGATGATTAGAGCAATTCTTTTCAAAGAAAAAGCCATACTTGAGGCCAAGCGTGTCATCCACCCACAAGGGGTTTTTACTGTTAAACTAGGTGATATCCATATATCAGAACAAGCACTTAATAGAGTTTCCGGATTTATTTCTGTTTATATCATAATTTTTGCTTGTGGCTGGCTAGCTTTACTAGGTTGTGGCCTAGATACTACTACAGCATTCTCAACAATTGCCACTACTTTATCTAACGTAGGTCCGGGACTAGGTGATATAGGCTCAAATTTCAAAAATCTCCCTAAAGAAGCCTTATGGATATGTGACTTTGCGATGATAGCTGGGCGTCTAGAGATATTTACAATTCTAGTATTATTTATGCCAGATTTTTGGAGAAAATAA
- the lpxF gene encoding lipid A 4'-phosphatase LpxF yields MARFHIILGLVICFSAWVFFLIFPNLDIQLAGHFYNSSAHQFIGGYGGFLGFLHWFARFFPIFFSIIVILFLLGSLFIDKFKIKHRKAILFIAVCLWIGPGLVVNYVFKDHWGRPRPVMVEQFNGDKIFQPPFVISSQCDKNCSFVCGDASMGFWLFAFMPLVATRRKKLIAFAAALVAGGGLGLMRMSQGGHFFSDVVFCGIFVYISTWVVYALMYRKKEY; encoded by the coding sequence TTGGCAAGATTTCATATAATATTAGGTTTAGTTATTTGTTTTTCTGCATGGGTTTTCTTTCTTATATTTCCAAATTTAGATATACAATTAGCAGGACATTTTTATAATTCATCTGCACATCAATTTATTGGTGGCTATGGTGGCTTTTTAGGATTTTTGCATTGGTTTGCAAGATTCTTTCCAATATTTTTCTCAATAATAGTGATTTTATTTCTTTTAGGATCATTGTTTATCGATAAGTTTAAGATTAAGCATAGAAAAGCTATATTGTTTATAGCGGTGTGCTTATGGATAGGCCCAGGCTTAGTTGTTAATTATGTATTTAAAGATCATTGGGGACGCCCGAGACCAGTTATGGTCGAGCAATTTAATGGCGATAAAATCTTTCAGCCACCGTTTGTTATATCTTCGCAGTGCGACAAAAACTGCTCGTTTGTATGTGGTGATGCGTCAATGGGATTTTGGCTTTTTGCATTTATGCCACTAGTAGCTACAAGGAGAAAAAAGCTTATTGCATTTGCAGCTGCGCTAGTTGCGGGTGGAGGTTTAGGGCTGATGAGAATGTCGCAGGGTGGGCACTTCTTTAGTGATGTAGTTTTCTGTGGCATATTTGTGTATATATCTACATGGGTGGTTTATGCACTAATGTATCGTAAAAAAGAATATTGA
- a CDS encoding type I restriction endonuclease subunit R: MKEDHIENYAIDLFKSLGYEYIFAPDVAPDTDTSIGSATVYKRATFSDVVLENLLRNKLLEINPQIQSNLIDDAIKKVLRTSSDELLADNELIHKYITQGIKVEYTVTGDTRGEIVKLIDFDNLSNNEFTVMNQFTIIENDNNKRPDLIIFVNGLPLVVIELKNATDENATIKSAFDQIRTYKVTIPSLFRYNCICVISDGLEAKAGTISADISRFMTWKSSDGIAESSKLVPQLETLILGMLNPITLLDLIKNFIVFEKDKKQDEKGQTQVFTIKKLAAYHQYYAVNKALERTLQASHKDGDKKGGVVWHTQGSGKSLSMVFYTGKAVLALNNPTIVVITDRNDLDDQLFDTFAASKSLLRQTPVQANTREDLKRLLKVESGGIVFTTIQKFQPEDGNVYDTLSARDNIIVVADEAHRTQYGFSAKTVDDKDEQGNIVGKKTVYGFAKYLRDALPNATYLGFTGTPVEANDKNTPMVFGDYVDIYDISQAIDDGATVPIFYESRLAKINLSEEGKELVKELDEEIGELDESQKAKAKWTRLEALIGSENRIKEVANDIVNHFEARQEVCDGKAMIVAMSRRIAVRLYDEIIKLRPAWHDKDLDKGVIKVVMTASSSDGPEMEQHHTSKQQRRNLANRMKDTKDELKLVIVRDMWLTGFDAPSMHTLYIDKPMQGHNLMQAIARVNRVYKDKPAGLVVDYLGIASDLKKALSFYSDSGGKGDPAQTQEKAVSLMLEKLEVVSQMFHGFDYEKYFDADTRQKLAIILEAEDFILGLENGKKRFANEVTALSQAFAIAMPHDEAVDAKDEIAFFQAIKARLAKFDSTGTGKTDEQIETAIRQVIDKALVTDQVIDIFDASGIKKPDISVLSDEFLAEVRDYKHKNIALETLKKLLNQEIKARSKTNLVQAKTLKEMLEDSIRRYHSKAISSVEFLDELISQAKEIKNMDTEYQKLGLTEYEYAFYTAVANNESAKEIMQTDKLRELAIELFNRLKSSASIDWTKKESVRAKLRVTIKRTLREFGYPPDMQKLATDTVLKQAEQLAKELLK, from the coding sequence ATGAAAGAAGACCATATAGAAAACTACGCAATAGATTTATTTAAATCTCTAGGCTATGAGTATATATTTGCTCCTGATGTAGCACCAGATACTGATACTTCGATAGGCTCAGCAACCGTATATAAAAGAGCTACATTTTCAGATGTGGTATTAGAGAATCTTCTGCGTAATAAGCTTCTAGAAATTAACCCACAAATTCAGTCAAACTTAATAGATGATGCGATTAAAAAAGTTTTGCGTACTTCTTCTGATGAGCTTTTAGCCGATAATGAGCTTATTCACAAATATATTACTCAAGGTATAAAAGTTGAGTATACAGTAACAGGTGATACTAGAGGTGAGATTGTCAAACTTATAGATTTTGATAATCTTAGTAATAATGAGTTCACGGTAATGAATCAGTTTACAATTATTGAGAATGATAATAATAAACGCCCAGATTTAATTATCTTTGTAAATGGTTTGCCATTGGTAGTTATAGAGCTAAAAAATGCTACTGATGAAAATGCAACTATCAAGTCAGCATTTGACCAAATCCGTACTTATAAGGTAACTATTCCAAGCTTATTTAGATATAACTGTATTTGTGTAATTAGTGATGGATTAGAGGCAAAAGCAGGGACTATTTCAGCTGATATTAGCCGTTTTATGACTTGGAAATCTAGTGATGGTATAGCCGAGAGCTCAAAACTTGTACCACAGTTAGAAACTCTAATTTTAGGGATGTTAAATCCTATCACTTTGCTAGATCTTATCAAAAACTTTATCGTATTTGAGAAAGATAAAAAGCAAGATGAGAAAGGACAAACTCAAGTTTTCACAATTAAAAAGCTAGCAGCATATCATCAATACTATGCGGTTAATAAAGCTCTTGAGAGAACGTTACAAGCTAGCCATAAAGATGGCGATAAAAAAGGTGGGGTAGTATGGCATACTCAAGGCAGTGGTAAATCACTATCTATGGTTTTTTATACAGGTAAAGCTGTACTAGCTCTAAATAATCCAACTATAGTAGTTATCACAGATAGAAATGATCTTGATGATCAGTTATTTGATACATTTGCAGCCTCAAAAAGCCTACTTAGACAAACTCCAGTACAGGCAAACACTAGAGAGGATCTCAAAAGGCTACTCAAAGTAGAAAGTGGTGGTATTGTATTTACAACTATCCAAAAATTCCAGCCAGAAGATGGTAATGTTTACGATACATTATCAGCAAGAGATAATATTATCGTAGTAGCAGATGAAGCACACCGTACCCAATATGGTTTTAGTGCAAAAACTGTCGATGATAAAGATGAACAAGGCAATATAGTTGGTAAAAAGACAGTTTATGGCTTTGCTAAATATCTGCGTGATGCTTTACCTAATGCTACATATCTAGGTTTCACAGGTACTCCAGTTGAGGCTAATGATAAAAATACCCCTATGGTTTTTGGTGATTATGTCGATATTTATGATATTTCACAAGCTATAGATGATGGTGCTACCGTACCGATATTTTATGAGTCTCGTTTAGCTAAGATAAATCTAAGTGAAGAGGGCAAAGAACTTGTCAAAGAATTAGATGAAGAGATTGGTGAGTTAGATGAATCACAAAAGGCAAAAGCTAAATGGACAAGGCTAGAGGCTTTAATTGGTAGTGAGAATCGTATCAAAGAAGTAGCTAATGATATTGTTAATCACTTTGAGGCTCGCCAAGAGGTATGCGATGGTAAAGCTATGATTGTCGCTATGAGCCGTAGAATTGCTGTGAGGTTATATGATGAGATTATCAAACTTCGCCCAGCGTGGCATGATAAAGATTTAGATAAAGGCGTTATAAAAGTTGTAATGACAGCTAGCTCTAGTGATGGCCCAGAAATGGAGCAACACCATACGAGCAAGCAACAACGCCGTAATCTTGCAAACCGTATGAAAGATACCAAAGATGAGCTAAAACTAGTGATAGTGCGTGATATGTGGCTAACAGGTTTTGATGCACCATCTATGCACACTCTATATATTGATAAACCTATGCAAGGTCATAATCTAATGCAGGCTATAGCAAGAGTTAATAGAGTCTACAAAGACAAGCCAGCAGGATTAGTAGTTGACTATCTAGGTATTGCAAGTGATCTTAAAAAAGCTCTATCCTTCTATAGTGATAGTGGTGGTAAAGGTGATCCAGCACAGACACAAGAAAAAGCAGTTAGCCTAATGCTTGAGAAATTAGAAGTAGTCTCACAAATGTTTCATGGTTTTGACTATGAGAAATATTTTGATGCTGATACTAGGCAGAAATTAGCTATTATCCTAGAAGCAGAGGATTTTATTTTAGGTTTAGAAAATGGCAAGAAACGCTTTGCTAATGAAGTGACAGCTTTATCGCAAGCTTTTGCAATAGCTATGCCACATGATGAGGCAGTAGATGCAAAAGATGAAATAGCATTTTTCCAAGCTATTAAAGCAAGATTGGCAAAATTTGACTCTACAGGAACAGGCAAAACTGATGAGCAGATAGAGACAGCTATTCGCCAAGTTATTGATAAGGCTCTAGTAACAGATCAAGTTATAGATATATTTGACGCAAGCGGTATCAAAAAACCAGATATATCAGTATTGTCAGATGAGTTTCTAGCTGAAGTTAGAGATTATAAGCACAAGAATATTGCTTTAGAAACACTCAAGAAGCTTCTAAACCAAGAGATAAAAGCTCGCTCAAAAACTAACCTAGTCCAAGCAAAGACTCTTAAAGAGATGCTAGAGGATTCGATTCGCCGTTATCACAGCAAGGCTATTTCATCAGTTGAGTTTTTAGATGAATTAATAAGCCAAGCTAAAGAAATTAAAAATATGGATACTGAGTATCAAAAGCTAGGTTTGACAGAGTATGAGTATGCTTTCTATACAGCGGTAGCAAATAATGAGAGTGCTAAAGAGATAATGCAAACTGATAAGCTAAGAGAGTTAGCAATCGAGCTATTTAATCGTCTAAAATCATCAGCGTCTATAGATTGGACAAAAAAAGAATCTGTAAGAGCTAAACTTAGGGTTACTATCAAAAGGACTCTGCGTGAATTTGGCTATCCACCAGATATGCAAAAGTTAGCTACTGATACCGTCCTTAAACAAGCAGAACAATTAGCAAAAGAGCTTTTGAAATAA
- a CDS encoding DNA translocase FtsK, protein MADNNTNKTNHAVGRLKITLVVILTASIIYLFIALFSFNINDPGWSSVSSEITIKNYAGPVGAYIASFILSIFGVIGFILPFLLIDFVRILLIKGKQQSLSYLLFTIKTVGIIVFILSCCGLAELYLSFANYWVPQRSGGILGYETAKLTIKYLGSVGGCFALLIALFVGLTLYSGTTWIYLFKSLAVFVAKVFSHITKAKPNNDKNIPDISGFETFEGKSNLISPLDKNNKTTLVTLETSQETIKKDIFKEVLGNTKVANELSFKDPKTEQQQKPDLNLASDSVLDLDVDLEPELPSELISETKSAMTKEQLKAITTTSTAKLTSSSSVSKALKKNMLPPLDLLIEPEAKKTVISQAQLDETSSLLEQTLNDFNINAKVVAAYPGPVITRYEIDLARGTKVSKLTNIAQDLARALSTTAVRVVEVIPGKPYVGLELPNPTRQMVRIKEVLASPEFIKSKAPTLMGIGVDISGKPTFAELAKMPHLLVAGTTGSGKSVGVNAMILSMLYKCSPDELKFIMIDPKMLELSIYDGIPHLLTPVVTDMTEAANSLRWCVKEMERRYALMSAAGVRNIALLNDKIEQAEKVGRPLKDTMFIKMNPERAHEAPLLTKMPYIVVVADEFADMIMVVGKKVEELIARLAQKARAAGIHIILATQRPSVDVVTGLIKANIPTRMSFQVSSRIDSRTILDQQGAEQLLGQGDMLYLKPGFGAPMRIHGAFVDDNEVHRVVESWKEYGEPEYIEDILESSEEAESSTSTNSDSSEDPLYNEAVEIVIKTQKASISAVQRKLKIGYNRSARLMEEMEENGIVSEMNQNGMREVLVKRDS, encoded by the coding sequence ATGGCAGATAACAATACAAACAAAACTAATCATGCAGTTGGTAGGTTAAAGATAACTCTCGTAGTCATTTTAACAGCTAGCATAATATACCTTTTTATCGCATTATTTAGCTTTAATATTAATGACCCAGGCTGGAGTAGTGTTTCCTCCGAAATCACAATAAAAAATTATGCTGGACCAGTTGGCGCATACATAGCAAGTTTTATACTCTCGATATTTGGTGTTATTGGCTTTATCTTACCATTTTTGCTTATCGATTTTGTTAGAATTCTACTTATCAAGGGAAAACAACAAAGTCTTAGTTACCTTTTATTTACAATAAAGACTGTTGGAATTATTGTTTTCATACTTTCTTGCTGTGGGCTTGCTGAGCTTTATCTTAGCTTTGCTAACTACTGGGTGCCTCAACGCTCGGGCGGGATTCTAGGTTATGAAACAGCCAAACTCACCATCAAATATTTAGGCTCAGTAGGTGGCTGTTTTGCATTATTAATAGCTTTATTTGTAGGTCTAACGCTATACTCAGGTACAACATGGATATATCTTTTCAAAAGCCTTGCCGTATTTGTTGCTAAAGTATTTAGCCATATTACAAAAGCAAAACCTAATAATGATAAAAATATCCCAGACATAAGTGGCTTTGAAACTTTTGAAGGAAAAAGTAACCTAATAAGCCCACTTGACAAGAATAATAAAACAACATTAGTCACACTTGAAACTAGTCAAGAAACTATTAAAAAAGACATTTTTAAAGAAGTATTAGGTAATACCAAAGTAGCAAATGAACTTTCATTTAAAGATCCTAAAACTGAGCAACAACAAAAACCCGATTTAAATCTAGCATCAGATTCAGTCTTAGACTTAGATGTCGATTTAGAACCAGAATTACCATCAGAGCTAATTAGTGAAACTAAATCAGCAATGACAAAAGAACAACTAAAAGCAATAACAACGACATCTACGGCTAAATTGACTTCAAGCTCAAGCGTCAGTAAAGCTCTTAAGAAAAACATGCTTCCCCCACTTGATCTACTTATAGAACCAGAAGCAAAAAAAACTGTTATCTCTCAAGCACAGCTTGATGAAACATCTTCATTACTTGAGCAAACCTTAAATGACTTTAATATTAATGCAAAAGTTGTTGCAGCATACCCTGGACCAGTAATCACAAGATATGAGATAGATCTTGCAAGAGGTACAAAAGTCAGCAAACTGACAAATATTGCTCAAGATTTAGCCAGAGCACTTTCAACTACTGCAGTTAGAGTTGTTGAAGTAATTCCTGGTAAACCATATGTGGGATTAGAGCTACCTAACCCAACTAGACAGATGGTGCGTATCAAAGAAGTACTAGCATCACCTGAGTTTATAAAATCTAAAGCCCCTACACTAATGGGAATAGGTGTAGATATATCTGGTAAACCAACTTTTGCAGAACTTGCAAAAATGCCACACCTTTTAGTAGCTGGGACAACTGGTTCAGGTAAATCTGTTGGTGTCAATGCTATGATTCTTAGCATGCTATACAAATGTAGCCCTGATGAGCTTAAATTCATCATGATTGATCCAAAGATGCTGGAGCTTTCAATCTATGATGGTATACCACATCTATTAACACCAGTTGTTACTGATATGACAGAGGCTGCTAACTCTTTGCGTTGGTGTGTTAAAGAAATGGAGCGCCGCTATGCCTTAATGTCAGCAGCTGGAGTAAGAAATATTGCCTTACTAAATGATAAGATTGAGCAGGCAGAAAAAGTTGGCAGACCTCTTAAAGATACAATGTTTATCAAAATGAATCCAGAAAGAGCTCATGAAGCACCATTACTTACCAAGATGCCATACATTGTCGTTGTTGCAGATGAGTTTGCTGATATGATTATGGTTGTTGGTAAAAAAGTTGAGGAATTAATTGCCCGACTTGCTCAAAAAGCACGGGCAGCTGGTATTCATATAATTCTAGCAACACAAAGACCATCCGTAGATGTAGTTACTGGTTTGATCAAAGCAAATATTCCTACTAGAATGTCTTTTCAAGTATCATCAAGAATTGACTCTAGGACGATACTTGATCAACAAGGTGCAGAGCAACTTCTTGGACAAGGTGATATGCTTTATCTTAAACCAGGCTTTGGTGCTCCTATGCGTATTCATGGTGCCTTTGTTGATGATAATGAAGTCCATAGAGTCGTAGAATCTTGGAAAGAATATGGTGAACCAGAATATATTGAAGATATCTTAGAATCATCAGAAGAAGCTGAAAGTAGTACTTCAACAAATAGTGATAGTAGTGAAGATCCACTCTATAACGAAGCAGTAGAAATTGTTATCAAAACCCAAAAGGCATCAATCTCTGCAGTACAGCGTAAACTAAAAATAGGCTACAACCGTTCAGCAAGGTTAATGGAAGAAATGGAAGAGAACGGTATTGTTTCAGAGATGAATCAAAATGGTATGCGTGAAGTTCTAGTAAAGAGAGACTCTTAG